One part of the Streptomyces sp. NBC_00286 genome encodes these proteins:
- a CDS encoding ABC transporter permease: MTVLTLARRTGLVLGLPAVLFAVWWFATAGSTDFYFPPLSSILGKFGEVWTGERLLSDVVPSLVRLLAGYLLAVAVGVGLGLVVGMHRGVRDVLEPVLELFRAIPPPVLVPVIMLFAGIGDTMKVIVIVSGCMWPILLNTVEGVRAVDEVLSDTCRSYGISGPSRLWHLVLRSASPQIVTGMRQALSIAIILMVISEMFAASNGLGFTIVQFQRSFAIPEMWSGVLLLGLLGFALSLLFRIAENRVLAWYHGLRRAQRNP; the protein is encoded by the coding sequence ATGACCGTCCTCACACTCGCCCGGCGGACCGGGCTGGTCCTGGGCCTGCCCGCGGTCCTGTTCGCCGTGTGGTGGTTCGCCACCGCGGGCAGTACCGACTTCTACTTCCCCCCGCTGTCCAGCATCCTGGGCAAGTTCGGGGAGGTATGGACGGGCGAACGACTGCTGTCGGACGTCGTACCCAGCCTGGTCCGCCTGCTCGCCGGCTATCTCCTCGCTGTCGCCGTCGGTGTCGGACTCGGTCTGGTGGTCGGCATGCACCGTGGCGTGCGGGACGTACTGGAGCCGGTCCTGGAACTCTTCCGGGCCATCCCGCCCCCGGTGCTCGTACCCGTCATCATGCTGTTCGCGGGCATCGGCGACACCATGAAGGTCATCGTCATCGTCAGCGGCTGCATGTGGCCGATCCTGCTCAACACGGTCGAGGGCGTCCGAGCCGTCGACGAGGTCCTGAGCGACACCTGCCGGTCGTACGGCATCAGCGGCCCGTCCCGGCTGTGGCACCTGGTGCTGCGCTCGGCGAGCCCTCAGATCGTGACGGGCATGCGCCAGGCCCTGTCCATCGCGATCATTCTCATGGTCATCAGTGAGATGTTCGCCGCCAGCAACGGACTCGGCTTCACCATCGTGCAGTTCCAGCGGTCCTTCGCCATCCCCGAGATGTGGAGCGGTGTCCTGCTGCTCGGCCTGCTCGGATTCGCCCTCTCCCTGCTCTTCCGCATCGCCGAGAACCGGGTCCTGGCCTGGTACCACGGCCTGCGCCGGGCCCAGCGCAACCCTTGA
- a CDS encoding ABC transporter ATP-binding protein, with translation MLDVRNLQKIYTGRNRSVEALRNLTFHIGAGELVCLVGPSGCGKTTLLKCMAGLIYPTGGEVRLDGRPVDGPPPGMAVVFQEYGRSLFAWMNVRDNVALPLRRKKLGKAREKELVDHALEVVGLADAHQAYPWQLSGGMQQRVAIARAVAFEPKVLLMDEPFAAVDAQTRAELEDLIRRLWRELGVTVLFVTHDIDEAVYLGQRTIILSTSPTVVLEDLTIDLPDERDQLHTRSSTRFAELRAHVYEQIQRAKHHNGDTHTAVADRSDELALHKSES, from the coding sequence ATGCTCGACGTACGCAACCTGCAGAAGATCTACACCGGACGCAATCGCAGCGTCGAAGCACTTCGGAATCTCACATTCCATATCGGTGCCGGCGAACTCGTATGCCTGGTCGGCCCGTCCGGGTGCGGCAAGACCACGCTGCTGAAGTGCATGGCGGGACTGATCTACCCGACCGGCGGCGAAGTGCGCCTGGACGGCCGCCCGGTCGACGGACCCCCGCCCGGCATGGCGGTCGTCTTCCAGGAGTACGGCCGCTCCCTCTTCGCCTGGATGAACGTACGCGACAACGTAGCCCTGCCCCTGCGCCGCAAGAAGCTCGGCAAGGCCCGCGAGAAGGAACTGGTCGACCACGCGCTGGAGGTGGTCGGGCTCGCCGACGCCCACCAGGCCTACCCGTGGCAGTTGTCCGGCGGAATGCAGCAGCGCGTCGCCATCGCCCGCGCCGTCGCCTTCGAGCCGAAGGTGCTGCTCATGGACGAGCCGTTCGCCGCCGTCGACGCGCAGACCCGCGCCGAACTGGAGGACCTCATCCGGCGGTTGTGGCGCGAACTGGGCGTCACCGTCCTGTTCGTCACCCACGACATCGACGAAGCCGTCTATCTCGGCCAGCGCACCATCATCCTGTCCACCTCACCGACCGTGGTGCTGGAGGATCTGACGATCGATCTCCCCGACGAGCGCGACCAGTTGCACACCCGCTCCAGCACCCGCTTCGCCGAACTGCGCGCCCACGTCTACGAGCAGATCCAGCGCGCCAAGCACCACAACGGCGACACGCATACAGCAGTGGCCGACCGCAGCGACGAGCTCGCCCTGCACAAGTCCGAGTCCTGA
- a CDS encoding IclR family transcriptional regulator gives MDDNEPGRYFVQSLERGLSVIRAFTADTPEMTLSEVARITGMSRATARRFLLTFADLGYMATDGRHFRLTPRVLELGYAYLSSMSLTEIAQPHLEQLVAEVHESSSVAVLDDEDVVYVSRVPTRRIMTVSISIGTRFPAHATSLGRVLLAHFDERRLRHYLDTASLKPLTPRTITSREALAAELEHVRAQGWCLVDQELEQGLISIGVPIRNEARRVVAGINLSTHVSRRTPDSIRHDLLPPLLATAADIEAELKVPG, from the coding sequence ATGGACGACAACGAACCCGGGCGGTACTTCGTGCAGTCCCTCGAACGAGGGCTGTCCGTCATCCGTGCGTTCACCGCCGACACACCCGAGATGACCCTCTCGGAGGTCGCCAGGATCACCGGCATGAGCCGTGCCACCGCACGGCGCTTCCTGCTCACCTTCGCCGACCTGGGGTACATGGCCACCGACGGCCGCCACTTCCGCCTCACGCCCCGGGTCCTGGAACTGGGCTACGCCTACCTGTCCAGCATGTCCCTGACGGAGATCGCCCAGCCCCACCTGGAGCAACTGGTCGCCGAGGTCCACGAGTCCTCGTCGGTGGCGGTGCTCGACGACGAGGACGTGGTGTACGTCAGCCGGGTACCCACCCGGCGGATCATGACGGTCTCCATCAGTATCGGGACCCGCTTCCCTGCCCATGCCACCTCCCTCGGGCGGGTCCTGCTCGCCCACTTCGACGAGCGCCGGCTGCGGCACTACCTGGACACCGCCTCCCTCAAGCCGCTCACCCCCCGCACCATCACCTCAAGGGAGGCACTCGCCGCCGAACTGGAACACGTGCGGGCACAGGGCTGGTGTCTGGTGGACCAGGAACTGGAACAGGGCCTGATATCGATCGGCGTACCCATCCGGAACGAGGCACGACGGGTGGTGGCAGGCATCAACCTCTCCACCCACGTCAGTCGGCGAACGCCGGACTCGATACGCCACGATCTACTGCCGCCGCTCCTGGCCACCGCCGCCGACATCGAGGCCGAGCTGAAGGTCCCCGGCTAG
- a CDS encoding IclR family transcriptional regulator domain-containing protein produces the protein MTSPHALTPIDPMAAPAPPEEAVAPLIRGIAVLRELTDAGGTAGLSDLGRATGLARATIDRVTGTLAHMGYMRMDGSNAVLAPRLMELGNAYLAALRLPALLSAHADALAEELDESVSLAVADGDGIRFIHQAIRRRALSLSFRIGDLLPAERTAPGPLLATEWSTEDWARWHKRQDADPEDLGFPAVPPRSHRTATTDFEERVERARTHGWAMDDQLIEPGLVAASVPVRAPDGRIACVASVVSHTSRHSADSLRDSLLPRLRTAVTIMERKLADAPPPEPPSKSTPVGLATWTSASKQELGGEFIESLARGLTVVTAFGEGRAELTLSEVAEATGLSRATARRALITLGHLGHVTLHGRVFRLTPRVLALGFPPLSKTTLTRIAHPHLAALTRKVEDSTSLAVLAGDDVQCAASVAAGRIMDADIAVGARVPAYVTSTGRVLLAGLPAEERTARLARVRMGALTARTVTRPTDLEVILDRVREDGYALVDEELEEGLRSIAVPVRDRDGGLMAAINVTMHSGRRPAAECVTTILPELRATAAHIEADLHITGRFVRVPAWEL, from the coding sequence ATGACATCGCCCCACGCCCTGACGCCTATCGACCCCATGGCGGCTCCCGCGCCACCCGAGGAAGCCGTGGCCCCTCTCATCCGGGGTATCGCCGTGCTGCGCGAGCTCACCGACGCCGGAGGGACGGCCGGCCTCAGTGATCTGGGACGGGCCACCGGCCTGGCCCGCGCCACCATCGACCGGGTCACCGGAACACTCGCTCACATGGGGTACATGCGGATGGACGGCAGCAACGCCGTCCTTGCCCCCCGCCTGATGGAGCTGGGGAACGCGTACCTGGCCGCCCTGCGTCTTCCCGCGCTGCTGAGTGCGCACGCCGATGCCCTCGCCGAGGAACTCGACGAGTCGGTGTCCCTCGCGGTGGCGGACGGTGACGGCATCCGCTTCATTCACCAAGCGATCCGCCGCCGCGCCCTGTCGCTGAGCTTCCGCATCGGCGACCTGCTGCCCGCCGAACGCACCGCGCCAGGCCCGCTGCTGGCAACCGAGTGGAGCACGGAGGACTGGGCGCGGTGGCACAAGAGGCAGGACGCCGACCCCGAGGACCTCGGCTTCCCGGCGGTCCCCCCTAGATCGCACCGTACCGCCACGACAGACTTCGAAGAACGGGTGGAACGAGCGCGCACCCATGGCTGGGCGATGGACGACCAGTTGATCGAGCCGGGGCTCGTCGCCGCATCCGTTCCGGTTCGCGCCCCCGACGGCCGGATCGCCTGTGTGGCGAGCGTCGTGAGCCATACCAGTCGGCACAGCGCGGACTCGCTGCGCGACTCCCTTCTCCCCAGGCTCCGTACTGCCGTGACCATCATGGAGCGGAAGTTGGCCGACGCTCCGCCTCCCGAGCCGCCGAGCAAGAGCACTCCCGTCGGACTCGCCACCTGGACGAGCGCGTCCAAACAGGAACTGGGCGGGGAGTTCATCGAATCCCTGGCCCGCGGCCTGACCGTGGTCACCGCGTTCGGTGAGGGCCGTGCGGAGCTGACGCTCTCCGAGGTCGCCGAAGCCACCGGCCTGTCCCGCGCCACGGCTCGCCGTGCCCTGATAACCCTGGGACACCTCGGTCACGTCACGCTGCACGGGCGGGTCTTCCGGCTCACTCCACGCGTCCTCGCCCTCGGTTTCCCGCCACTGTCCAAGACGACACTCACCCGGATCGCGCACCCCCACCTCGCCGCCCTCACCCGCAAGGTGGAGGACTCGACGTCCCTGGCAGTGCTCGCCGGTGACGATGTCCAGTGCGCGGCCTCGGTCGCCGCGGGACGCATCATGGACGCTGATATCGCCGTGGGCGCGCGCGTGCCCGCCTATGTGACCTCCACGGGCCGGGTGCTGTTGGCGGGGCTGCCGGCCGAGGAGCGCACTGCCCGGCTGGCGCGCGTGCGGATGGGGGCGCTGACCGCTCGCACCGTCACCCGGCCCACCGACCTCGAGGTGATTCTCGACCGAGTGCGCGAGGACGGTTATGCCCTGGTCGATGAGGAACTGGAAGAAGGGCTTCGCTCGATCGCCGTACCGGTACGTGACCGCGACGGCGGCCTCATGGCGGCGATCAACGTCACCATGCACAGCGGTCGCCGCCCCGCTGCGGAGTGCGTCACGACCATCTTGCCGGAACTGCGGGCCACGGCTGCTCACATCGAGGCCGACCTGCACATAACCGGGCGATTCGTGCGAGTTCCGGCATGGGAGCTGTAG
- a CDS encoding integrase core domain-containing protein: MNRRSTPNAILAQGGPIDSFTTSAQDRWNPPSLRSKADALLACDFFETVTLTGTRLYVLAVIEHVGRRIRILGATAHPTASWVAQAARNLVMDLEDAGCRARFLIRDRDGKFPALFDTVLTDADIDVVFSGIRIPRMNALIERWVQTCRRELLDSTLVWNQRHLLHALREFEQHYNSHRPHQGIANTRPLRPLPAPVTDPDRIARLDVRRRDRLGGILHEYEHAA, encoded by the coding sequence TTGAACCGGCGGTCGACACCCAACGCGATCCTCGCTCAGGGGGGGCCAATCGACTCGTTCACGACGAGCGCCCAAGATCGCTGGAATCCGCCCTCTCTTCGCTCCAAGGCTGATGCCCTGCTGGCCTGCGACTTCTTCGAGACGGTCACCCTGACCGGCACGCGGCTGTACGTGCTCGCGGTGATCGAGCACGTCGGCCGCCGGATCAGGATCCTGGGCGCCACCGCGCACCCGACCGCCTCCTGGGTGGCACAAGCCGCCAGAAACCTTGTCATGGACCTCGAGGACGCCGGCTGCCGGGCCCGGTTCCTCATCCGCGACCGCGACGGGAAGTTCCCCGCCCTGTTCGACACCGTCCTCACCGACGCGGACATCGACGTGGTATTCAGCGGCATCCGGATACCGCGCATGAACGCGCTCATAGAACGCTGGGTACAGACCTGCCGACGCGAACTGCTGGACAGCACCCTGGTCTGGAACCAGCGCCACCTGCTCCACGCCCTGCGCGAGTTCGAACAGCACTACAACTCCCACCGGCCCCACCAAGGCATCGCCAACACCCGCCCGCTCCGTCCGCTCCCCGCGCCGGTCACCGACCCAGACAGGATCGCCCGCCTCGACGTACGACGACGTGACCGCCTCGGCGGAATCCTCCACGAGTACGAACATGCCGCATGA
- a CDS encoding 2'-5' RNA ligase family protein, with protein sequence MAGDDSGEFQAGQSGLIVRVPEAEPVVRAWRDRLDPSARTGVPAHVTVLFPFLDESRIDDGACAAIGEVIGRHRPFEARFEHCGRFPGILYLVPEPDLPFRRLTEAIADRWPEAPPFGGQFDEVVPHLTIAQGQDDAVLEKTEADLRSRLPVTARVSSVDLIVHDGTRWQQRASFALR encoded by the coding sequence ATGGCAGGCGACGATTCCGGTGAGTTTCAGGCAGGGCAGTCGGGGCTCATCGTGAGGGTCCCCGAGGCAGAACCTGTTGTTCGAGCGTGGCGTGACCGGCTGGATCCCTCAGCCCGTACGGGTGTTCCGGCCCATGTCACGGTCCTCTTCCCGTTTCTCGACGAGAGCCGCATCGACGACGGTGCTTGTGCTGCCATCGGAGAAGTGATCGGGCGTCACCGGCCCTTCGAGGCCCGGTTCGAGCACTGCGGGCGATTCCCGGGGATCTTGTATCTCGTCCCCGAACCGGACCTCCCGTTCCGCCGGCTCACCGAGGCGATAGCGGACCGGTGGCCAGAGGCCCCGCCGTTCGGCGGGCAGTTCGACGAGGTCGTCCCGCATCTGACCATCGCCCAGGGGCAAGACGATGCCGTGCTGGAGAAGACCGAGGCCGACCTTCGCAGCCGACTTCCCGTCACTGCCCGCGTGTCGTCGGTCGATCTGATCGTCCACGACGGAACAAGGTGGCAGCAGCGGGCGTCGTTCGCGCTCCGGTGA
- a CDS encoding VOC family protein has protein sequence MRDWYRRALAPEHEGEGPIGLGGFLLVIEQRDDIGAKNNEPGRIILNFHVDDFDATEAQLRAAGVDWLVPVADRPSTPQPDGAAPQ, from the coding sequence GTGCGTGACTGGTACCGCAGGGCGCTTGCACCCGAACATGAAGGCGAAGGGCCGATCGGTCTCGGCGGCTTCCTGCTCGTCATCGAGCAGCGCGACGACATCGGCGCGAAGAACAACGAGCCGGGCCGAATCATCCTCAACTTCCACGTCGACGACTTCGACGCCACCGAGGCGCAACTGCGGGCGGCCGGCGTGGACTGGCTCGTGCCTGTCGCGGACCGACCCTCCACACCACAACCCGATGGAGCCGCACCGCAATGA
- a CDS encoding DUF899 domain-containing protein yields the protein MTDSLARTKHPTVSPQEWRTVRDELLAEEKAHTRRGDELARKRLELPWQPVNKDYRLDTDEGERTLTELFDGRSQLLVYHFMFGPSYETGCPVNSSMVDSFGGLVPHLHARDLTMMLVSSASLPKLQAYKRRMGWDIPWASSANSDFNLDLGASTTKEQMREQMQQIGGREVNIAETLEGLPPIAHRNAAACGTDVLSYICETPMVSVFALEDGAVYQTYTTTWRGLEFLMGYYPILDHAPRGRGEGDDDWQSWIRRHDEYGQP from the coding sequence ATGACTGACTCTCTCGCAAGGACGAAGCACCCGACGGTGTCACCTCAGGAATGGCGGACCGTACGCGATGAGCTACTCGCCGAGGAGAAGGCGCACACCCGCCGCGGCGATGAGCTCGCACGCAAGCGACTCGAGCTTCCCTGGCAGCCGGTCAACAAGGACTACCGCCTGGACACGGACGAAGGCGAGCGAACGCTGACCGAGCTCTTTGATGGCCGCTCGCAGCTCTTGGTCTACCACTTCATGTTCGGGCCGAGCTACGAGACAGGGTGCCCGGTGAACTCGTCGATGGTCGACAGCTTCGGCGGTCTCGTGCCGCACCTGCACGCCCGCGACCTCACCATGATGCTCGTGTCGAGTGCGTCGTTGCCGAAGCTTCAGGCCTACAAGAGGCGGATGGGTTGGGACATTCCCTGGGCCTCATCGGCGAACAGCGACTTCAACCTCGACCTCGGGGCTTCCACGACCAAGGAGCAGATGCGCGAGCAGATGCAGCAGATCGGAGGTCGAGAGGTCAACATCGCCGAGACGCTCGAGGGCCTACCGCCGATCGCCCATCGAAACGCGGCCGCGTGCGGGACCGACGTCCTCAGCTACATCTGCGAAACACCCATGGTGAGCGTGTTCGCCCTCGAGGACGGCGCCGTCTACCAGACGTACACGACCACATGGCGTGGGCTTGAGTTCCTCATGGGTTACTACCCGATCCTCGACCATGCACCGCGCGGTCGCGGCGAGGGCGACGACGACTGGCAGTCCTGGATCCGCCGCCACGACGAGTACGGGCAGCCCTGA
- a CDS encoding SDR family oxidoreductase yields MSELVGKAAMVVGAGRGLGRGIADAFADAGASVVAVARSRPEVAELAAANVNIRAEAADAADAQTASDLLDRYKPAVVVLVAGAVPVMGRLQDQTWETFSVNWHADVKIAFHWLQAALTKPLAPGGRVVVVSSGAAVKGSPASGGYAGAKATQRFLADYARVEAQRAGLDVTVTVVLPAAMTPFGAVGRQGIQAYAARSGQSEDAFVKQLGDLLTPELAGAALVELLQTDPADTAAAYLLTSNGLKPA; encoded by the coding sequence ATGAGTGAGCTGGTGGGCAAGGCCGCGATGGTGGTCGGCGCCGGCCGGGGTCTGGGACGCGGGATCGCCGACGCGTTCGCCGACGCGGGCGCGTCGGTGGTCGCGGTTGCCCGGAGCAGGCCCGAGGTTGCCGAACTGGCCGCCGCGAACGTGAACATCCGGGCCGAGGCCGCGGACGCGGCCGACGCACAGACCGCCTCCGACCTGCTGGACCGCTACAAGCCGGCTGTTGTCGTGCTCGTTGCCGGCGCCGTGCCGGTCATGGGCAGGCTGCAGGACCAGACGTGGGAGACGTTCTCCGTCAACTGGCACGCCGACGTCAAGATCGCATTCCACTGGCTCCAGGCGGCACTCACCAAGCCGCTTGCTCCGGGCGGCCGAGTGGTGGTCGTCAGCAGCGGCGCGGCCGTCAAGGGCTCCCCGGCCAGCGGCGGCTATGCGGGCGCCAAGGCCACCCAGCGATTCCTCGCCGACTATGCCCGGGTGGAGGCGCAGCGGGCCGGACTGGACGTCACCGTGACCGTGGTGCTGCCGGCAGCGATGACCCCCTTCGGGGCGGTGGGCCGGCAAGGCATTCAGGCGTACGCGGCCCGCAGCGGCCAGAGCGAGGATGCCTTCGTCAAGCAGCTCGGGGACCTGCTGACCCCTGAGCTCGCCGGCGCCGCGCTCGTCGAGCTGCTGCAGACGGACCCGGCGGACACCGCCGCCGCGTACCTGCTCACCAGCAACGGGCTCAAGCCGGCCTGA
- a CDS encoding SDR family NAD(P)-dependent oxidoreductase produces the protein MTIADKTILVTGANRGIGQALVEEALSRGAKRVYAGTRQPLDHPDDRVTPLTLDITDAGQRQAAAAAVDSLDILVNNAGWAAYDDLRDPAVLQQHLAVNLFGTHGVAQAFLPALTRSQGSIVNMLSVAAWASLPIIPAYSISKAAAFSLSQSLRALLAGQGVSVHAVLTGPVDTDMSRDLDIPKASPQSVATAVFDGVEKGEDDIFPDPQSQAVADSWCTGAVKALERNFAALVQTAPTGA, from the coding sequence ATGACCATCGCGGACAAGACGATTCTGGTGACCGGTGCCAACCGTGGCATCGGACAGGCGCTGGTCGAGGAAGCCCTCAGCCGAGGAGCCAAGCGGGTGTACGCCGGTACCCGGCAGCCCCTGGACCACCCTGACGACCGCGTCACCCCCCTGACCCTCGACATCACCGACGCCGGCCAGCGGCAGGCGGCGGCCGCCGCCGTCGATTCGCTCGACATCCTCGTCAACAACGCCGGCTGGGCCGCGTACGACGACCTGAGAGACCCCGCCGTGCTCCAGCAGCACCTCGCCGTCAATCTCTTCGGCACGCATGGCGTCGCCCAGGCGTTCCTGCCGGCCCTGACCCGATCGCAGGGGTCCATCGTCAACATGCTGTCGGTGGCCGCCTGGGCCTCGCTGCCGATCATCCCTGCCTACTCCATCTCCAAGGCGGCCGCGTTCTCCCTGTCCCAGTCGCTGCGTGCCCTGCTGGCCGGACAGGGCGTGAGCGTCCATGCCGTGTTGACCGGCCCTGTGGACACCGACATGTCCCGTGACCTCGACATCCCCAAGGCGTCGCCGCAGTCGGTCGCGACGGCCGTCTTCGACGGGGTGGAGAAGGGGGAGGACGACATCTTCCCCGATCCCCAGTCGCAGGCGGTGGCCGACAGCTGGTGCACCGGAGCCGTCAAGGCCCTGGAACGCAACTTCGCGGCACTCGTCCAGACCGCACCCACCGGTGCATGA
- a CDS encoding sigma-70 family RNA polymerase sigma factor, producing the protein MTATDLIARARAGDGDAFRQLIDPYRREIQVHCYRMLGSLQDAEDALQDTLLAAWQGLATFEGRASVRTWLYRIATNRCLNALRAASRRPAKEWNVPDIEPPEPTRLGDVTWLEPYPDTLLDQAHTTPLGPEARYEQTEAISLAFITALQILPARQRAVLILRKVLGYPAVEVADMLETTVESVTSALKRAHAGLQRRLPPDGEYGASPASTSPAEQKLVAQFVRAYESGDVDAIVTLLTDDVRVSMPPIPLEYHGRDAVARFYTALMGAGRRYHLVPTRANGQPAFGTYLPSPTDGIRHGTGLLVLTLTDDRISAATRFDNTVLPWFGLPRSLPAL; encoded by the coding sequence ATGACGGCAACCGACCTGATCGCCAGGGCGCGGGCCGGCGACGGTGACGCGTTCCGGCAGCTGATCGACCCGTACCGGCGCGAGATCCAGGTGCACTGCTACCGGATGCTCGGCTCACTCCAGGACGCCGAGGACGCCCTGCAGGACACGCTGCTCGCCGCCTGGCAAGGCCTCGCCACATTCGAGGGCCGGGCGTCGGTGCGCACCTGGCTGTACCGGATCGCCACCAACCGCTGCCTCAACGCGCTCCGCGCAGCCAGCCGGCGCCCGGCCAAGGAGTGGAACGTGCCCGACATCGAACCGCCCGAGCCCACCCGCCTCGGCGACGTCACCTGGCTTGAGCCATACCCCGACACGCTCCTCGATCAGGCCCACACCACACCGCTCGGCCCAGAGGCGCGCTACGAACAGACCGAAGCCATCTCCCTGGCCTTCATCACCGCGCTGCAGATCCTGCCCGCCCGCCAGCGTGCCGTGCTCATCCTCCGCAAGGTTCTCGGCTACCCCGCCGTCGAAGTTGCCGACATGCTCGAGACGACCGTCGAATCCGTCACCAGCGCCCTCAAACGCGCCCACGCCGGCCTGCAACGACGCCTGCCGCCAGACGGCGAATATGGTGCGTCGCCCGCATCCACCTCACCCGCCGAGCAGAAGCTAGTGGCGCAGTTCGTCCGCGCCTACGAATCCGGCGACGTCGACGCCATCGTCACCCTGCTCACCGACGACGTCCGCGTCTCCATGCCGCCGATCCCCCTCGAATACCACGGCCGCGACGCCGTCGCCCGCTTCTACACCGCCCTCATGGGCGCCGGCCGCCGCTATCACCTCGTGCCCACGCGGGCCAACGGCCAGCCGGCGTTCGGCACCTACCTGCCTTCCCCCACCGACGGCATCCGCCACGGCACCGGACTCCTCGTCCTCACCCTCACCGACGACCGGATCAGCGCCGCCACCCGCTTCGACAACACCGTCCTCCCGTGGTTCGGGCTGCCGCGATCCCTCCCCGCTCTCTGA
- a CDS encoding pyridoxamine 5'-phosphate oxidase family protein: MVLYEADHIDTDTHTGWSVTVTGLATAVSDPQDQARYEAQLQPWVAARMNHVVRITPEFITGYRLHRAP, from the coding sequence GTGGTGCTCTACGAGGCCGACCACATCGACACCGACACCCACACCGGCTGGAGCGTCACCGTAACCGGCCTGGCTACCGCCGTAAGCGACCCGCAGGACCAGGCGCGCTACGAGGCCCAGCTGCAGCCGTGGGTCGCCGCCCGGATGAACCACGTCGTGCGGATCACTCCGGAGTTCATCACCGGCTACCGCCTGCACCGGGCGCCGTGA
- a CDS encoding pentapeptide repeat-containing protein, which produces MRYARLGSADLRYADLRGASLAGADLRSAKLMGVELEGAKHKGAKLDKEDQKLIRR; this is translated from the coding sequence TTGAGGTACGCCCGCCTGGGGAGTGCCGACCTGAGATACGCAGACCTGAGGGGTGCCAGCCTGGCGGGTGCCGATCTGAGGAGCGCCAAGCTGATGGGCGTGGAGCTAGAAGGCGCGAAGCACAAAGGGGCAAAATTAGATAAGGAAGATCAAAAGCTCATTCGGAGATGA
- a CDS encoding pentapeptide repeat-containing protein → MGEKSLEIRLGGIYALQRIMQDSTRDEPTVVNVLSAYVRTHATAPKRPPKNTFLRPTPAADIQAALNVLFSPSLSSGSVTTKHATTHADLTGAYLRGADLEGAADLRRADLGGADLGGADLGGADLGAARLGGVPT, encoded by the coding sequence ATGGGTGAGAAGTCCCTCGAGATACGCCTCGGCGGCATCTACGCCCTCCAACGCATCATGCAAGATTCCACACGAGACGAACCCACGGTGGTCAACGTCCTCTCCGCGTACGTACGCACCCACGCCACCGCCCCCAAGAGGCCCCCCAAGAACACCTTCTTACGGCCGACCCCAGCGGCCGATATCCAAGCAGCCCTCAATGTCCTCTTCAGCCCCTCCCTATCTTCCGGAAGCGTCACGACCAAGCACGCCACGACGCATGCGGACTTGACCGGTGCCTATCTGAGGGGTGCCGACCTGGAAGGTGCCGCCGACCTGAGGCGCGCCGACCTGGGGGGCGCCGACCTGGGGGGCGCCGACCTGGGGGGCGCCGACCTGGGGGCTGCCCGCCTGGGGGGGGTGCCGACTTGA
- a CDS encoding transposase, whose amino-acid sequence MARGDLTNEEWRRLKPHLHVCGRRGGRWVSHRRVINGILFRERTGIPWRDLPERFGRWKTVYERHRRWSADGSFDKEQYKRRNEVERTINRLKSFRAVATRYDKRAYVFHGTLTVATISLWIRA is encoded by the coding sequence GTGGCCCGTGGTGATCTGACGAACGAGGAATGGCGCCGCCTGAAGCCGCATTTGCACGTCTGTGGACGGCGTGGTGGGCGGTGGGTCAGTCACCGCAGGGTGATCAACGGGATCCTCTTCCGTGAGCGGACCGGGATCCCCTGGAGGGATCTGCCGGAAAGGTTCGGCAGGTGGAAGACGGTCTACGAACGGCACAGACGCTGGTCCGCGGACGGCAGCTTCGACAAGGAGCAGTACAAGCGCCGCAACGAGGTCGAGCGGACGATCAACCGCCTGAAGAGCTTTCGCGCCGTCGCGACCCGCTACGACAAACGGGCCTACGTCTTCCACGGCACCCTCACGGTCGCCACGATCAGCCTCTGGATCCGAGCGTGA